A stretch of DNA from Yoonia sp. G8-12:
CGTCAGGGTAAAACCCGACGCGATCCATCGCGCCTCGGCCTCTTGCAGGGCTTTGCCAAGGGCAGGACCAGTGAACGCAGGCATCAGATCAGCGGCTTTGAGTGGAAAGACTTGGCGTGCGGCATTGGCTATTGGCGCAAGGGCGGCTTTGTTGATCGCCTGCCCCAGCGCTGCGGATTCTACCAGCAACACATCGCGCCCGGCCTGTTCTCCGTGGCGATAGGCGGTTTCAATCGGGGAAAGGCCAGCAGTGATGTGGCCCAGCGCGCGTGTTTGCGTATTGGACAGGCGCAGCGCCTGCGCGGGATCCCCACCGATGACCGCCAAACGGCGCAAGGGATCGGGGGCAACGCCGACCGATTGTTCCAGATGCACAAGCACGGCAAGGCTACCACTCTCTGCACCCGGCAAAACCTGCGCCAAAGCCCCGGTTGTGACCATCGCGGCCAATGCTGGCGCCGGATCAGGGGCGCTGAGCAGTTTCAGCATCTCGGCGGTGATCCGTTCCACTGAAAGCGATTGCAGGCCTTCGATATTATCCGCGCAGGCGGCCAACCCATCGCGGTCGGGGCCTTCGTTCACGTCGCCATACCACGCGTAAAACCGGAAAAACCGCAGAATACGCAAATAATCTTCTTTGATCCGCAGGTCGGCGTCTTCGATAAACCGGATGCGGCGCGCGGTCAGGTCGGGCAAACCGCCCAAGGGATCAGTGATCCGGCCATCGGGGGCGGCGTAAAGCGCGTTCATGGTAAAATCGCGGCGGCGGGCGTCATCACGCATGTTGTCCGAGAATGCGACCGTGGCGCGGCGCCCGTCGGTTGCGACATCGCGCCGGAATGTCGTGATTTCGAAAGGGAGGTCATTCATAACCAGTGTCACAGTGCCGTGGTCGATGCCTGTTGGAACGGCTTTGATGCCCGCCACTTTGGCCAAATCCATCACGGTTTGCGGCAAAGCATCGGTGGACAGGTCAAGATCGGCTACCTGCTCTCCCAACAGTTCATTGCGCACACACCCCCGACAAACCACGCCTGATAACCCGCGTCCGTCAGCAATTTGCAAACCCTTTGCGCAGCGTCATCGTGCAGCCATGGTGCAGAAATTTGGGTCATGTCATCCGCTCGGCAAAGGCACGCAGAATACACGCGGTAGCGCCCCAGATGTAATACGGACCAAAAGGCACGATATAATAGAGCCTGCGGCGACCTTGCCAGCGACGGCCTTCAATCAGATAGTTTTTGGGATCAATGAGGTGGGCTAAAGGCACCTCAAAGACCTCGCTGACTCCGCCTGCTTCTGGCACGGGATCGTAGTGCCCATCAATAAGGCCTAGTATCGGCGTTACCTGATACCCCGTCACCGTTTGGTGGGGAGGCAGTTCACCCAGCACGTTGACGATTGTAGGCGGCAGTCCGATTTCCTCGTGCGCTTCGCGCAGGGCGGCATCAACAAGCGTGGCATCGGTAGGGTCCTGCTTGCCCCCGGGAAAAGCGATCTGGCCGGGATGGTGTTTCAGGCGCGCGGACCGTTTTGTGAGAATAACAGTCTCTGATTCGGTGCGAATACCGATCAAGACTGCGGCAGGTGTGAGCGCACCATCAGGTTTTTTTACATCTGCATTCAGATCAAAATCAGAAGATGCGCTGCCCGCTTGGGCAAGCGCACCTTCCAGCTTTTTGCGCAGGTCAGGCACTGGTATCCTTGGCCTCAAACCCGAGCGTGTCGGGGTCAAAGACATAATGTGCGCCGCAGAACTGACAGTCGGCGGTCACGGTGCCTTCGTCTGTTGTCATTGTCGCGATATCCTTGGCCGAATAGATCGACAGGCTCTGGCGGACTTTGTCATCCGAACAGCTACACCCAAATTTGATCGGCTGGGCATCGTAGACGCGCGGCTGCTCTTCATGAAACAAGCGCACCAACAGGTCGGTTGGCGACACGCTTGGGCCAATCAGCTCAATCTCGTCGACCGTATCCAACAAGGCGTTGGCGCGATTCCAGTTCTCGCTTTCATCCGCGTCCAGAATATCTGTCGCATGCAGCAACCCGTCTTCGCCTGATCCGCCTTCGCCCGTCACATGCGGCGACGTCTTTGGCATATGCTGCAAAATCACGCCACCTGCACGCCACTGGGTACCTTCACCGGGAATCTGTGACTGGCCGTAGGTCAGTTGGAAACGGGTCGGTATCTGCTCTGACTGGGCAAAATACGTCTCTGCACAGGCCGAAAGAGACCCGCCAGCGATCGGCGTGATACCCTGATAGGGCGTCATGTCCTGTCCCTGGTCGATGAGGATAGCGAAATACCCCTTGCCGATTTGACTAAACGGATCAGCCGTTTCATCCAGCGTTTCTGCATCATAGGACGCATAGGCGCGGATGCGCGCTGGTTGCCCGTCATCAGTAGGACCATAATAATCGGTCGCGATCAAACGGGCGGGGCCAGAGCCGCGCACCTGCAAAGACAGCTTCCACCGCAGTTTCATGGTTTGACCAATCAACGCGGTCAGCAACGCCATCTCGGCCACCAGCCCCTCGATCAAAGGGGGATAGTTGTGCTGTTCAAGCACCTGTTCCAACACACCATCAAGCCGAGCCACCCGTCCACGGATGTCGGAGGCGTCAAGTTGGAATGGCAGGACGGTATCGTCCCAGGCGATTTTGTTGCCGAGGGTCATGGTCTTTCCTAACAAGTTCAGGGATGGCATACCGCGCCTATATAGGTGGGGCAAGCCAACGTCCAAGGGGGAAGCTATGATCAGACGGTATGGCGAGGTGCCGCAAAACGGGCAGCGATACAAACACCGCGCTGGCGTTTATGCGATTTTACCATGCGCGGGCAAGCTTCTGTTGACCTATCAGGGCGATCCGCACTTTGAGGTCCAACTCCCAGGTGGCGGCATTGACCCAGGGGAACATCCGCTGAACGCACTCCACCGCGAAGTATTTGAAGAAACCGGCTGGCGGATTGCCGCGCCGCGCAAATTGGGCACATTCCGGCGCTTTACCTATATGCCTGAGTATAACCTTTGGGCCGAAAAGCTGTGTCATATCTATCTGGCCCGCCCCATACGGCCCCACGGTCCGCCGACCGAACCGGGGCATATGGCGCTTTGGTTGTCTGTCGAGGAGGCGCTGGCCGAGCTGTATAATGATGGCGATGCAGAATTTGTGGCACGTTTGATGCTTTAGGGGCTTTGCCCCCGGCGCTTTGCGCCTCCCCCAGGATATTTTTGGGCCAGTAATAGACGGTCATGTGGCTGTTCTTGCCCCTGTCGGGAAAAACCTTTATCGCGCGAGACAACTCATATTGACGTAAAGGCGCTTGCTTATGACCGCTCCGAAAAAGTTGTTCTGGCCTATTCCGGTGGGCTTGATACCTCGATCATCCTGAAATGGTTGCAGACCGAGTATAACTGCGAGGTCGTGACTTTTACCGCCGATCTTGGTCAGGGTGAGGAATTGGAGCCTGCGCGCGCCAAGGCCGAAATGATGGGCGCCTCTGCCATCTATATTGAGGACCTGCGCGAAGAATTTGTGCGCGATTTCGTATTCCCGATGTTCCGCGCCAATGCGCTTTACGAGGGGCTTTATCTGCTGGGCACGTCGATCGCGCGCCCGTTGATTTCAAAGCGTCTGGTTGAGATTGCGGCCGCCGAAGGGGCCGATGCCGTGGCGCATGGCGCGACGGGCAAGGGCAATGACCAAGTGCGGTTTGAGTTGGCAGCCTATGCGTTGAACCCTGAAATTAAGGTGATCGCGCCCTGGCGTGAGTGGGATTTGACCAGCCGGACCCGTTTGTTGGAATTTGCCGAGAAGAACCAGATCCCTGTTGCCAAGGACAAGCGCGGTGAAGCGCCGTTTAGTGTGGATGCGAACCTGCTGCATACATCATCCGAGGGCAAAGTGCTGGAGGATCCGGGTGTTGAAGCGCCTGATTATGTTTATCAGCGTACTGTCGCACCCGAAGACGCGCCTGATACGGCGGAGATGGTCGAGATTGAGTTTGAGCGTGGCGATGCCGTAGGTATTAATGGCGAACGCATGTCGCCAGCCACGATTCTGACGAAGCTGAACGAACTGGGCGGCAAGCACGGCGTTGGTCGTCTTGATCTGGTGGAAAACCGGTTTGTCGGTATGAAATCACGCGGGATTTATGAAACACCCGGCGGAACCGTTTTGTTGGAAGCGCACCGTGGCATTGAGCAAATTACACTTGATAGCGGTGCTGGCCATCTAAAAGACAGCATCATGCCGCGGTATGCGGAACTGATTTATAACGGTTTCTGGTTCTCACCTGAGCGGGAAATGCTACAGGCGCTGATTGACAAGAGCCAAGAGCATGTGTCGGGCACGGTGCGTGTGAAGCTTTATAAAGGCTCGGCTACAACTGTTGCGCGCTGGTCGGACCAATCGCTTTATTCCGAGGCGCATGTGACGTTTGAGGATGATGCGGGTGCTTATGACCAGACTGATGCGCAAGGGTTTATTCAATTGAATGCCCTGCGGTTGAAGTTGTTGGCTGCGCGTAATCGGCGGGGTTAAGGGGGCTTTGCCCCCGGCCCTCACGGGCCTCCCCCAGGATATTTGTGGGCCAGTAATAGGCTAAGACAATTTTTGGATCACCAGCTTTTCGTAAAGCGGTAGGGCCTTGTCGAGAATGTCTTGGTGGCGGGCGTCAACCGTTGGCAACGGGCCTTCGGCGGCGGCGAAACCTGTGCTTTCATGTACGGCATTGTACCAATGTTTTGCCCAAATACCGTCGGCCTTTTTGGGTCCGGCGCGCCAGTGCAGCATTGCAGGATCGAAGTTTAAGCCTATGCTTTCACACAGTTTTCTCAGCATTTTTTCAGGGGCTGTGCGGATGTCGGCGCTGTCGATCACGAGGCCGCCGATTTTGTCGTAGAGCGCTGCTTGTTGGGTGAAACCGATGTCTTGGAGGGTCATTTCATCTCGTTTGGCACCATAGCTGGCGATGACCCGTGCTGGGTGCCGTATGAGGTGGATATTGATGCAATCCCGCGCCCAGTCCAAAGGGAAGCCTGCGATCATATGGTGCGGCATGTGCTTCATGTAGAAATGTGGCTTTTGGGCTAGAATAGTGTCTAAACAGCGCTTTGCAACGATCTGCGGATCGGTTTCGTGGGCCGTCATTATTTCATCGCGCATCGGGTGATTAGCACCGGTTGCTGCGAGATATGGCGCATAGAAAGGTTCGTCCCACACGGCGAAATCCGCGCGGTTTCCGAAGGCATACATCATCGCAGTTGAAAGGTTGCGCGGCCCGGACCACATGGCAATTCTCATCGGTCACATCCCGTACACAAGCTGTGCACAACCTGTACATACGGCTGGTACATCATGACCTGTCCACCAAATCCTTGTAGAGCGCCCGCAAGCGTTCTGTCATTGGTCCCAATTCGCCGGTGCCAATCGTGCGACCATCAATACTGCTGACGGGGGTCTGTGCGCCGAAGGTACCGGTCAAGAACGCTTCATCGGCGGAATAAGTGTCCACAAGGCTGAAGTTGCGTTCGAAAACCGGGATATCGTTGGCGCGGCATAGGTCGATCACCTTTTGGC
This window harbors:
- a CDS encoding CoA pyrophosphatase, which codes for MPDLRKKLEGALAQAGSASSDFDLNADVKKPDGALTPAAVLIGIRTESETVILTKRSARLKHHPGQIAFPGGKQDPTDATLVDAALREAHEEIGLPPTIVNVLGELPPHQTVTGYQVTPILGLIDGHYDPVPEAGGVSEVFEVPLAHLIDPKNYLIEGRRWQGRRRLYYIVPFGPYYIWGATACILRAFAERMT
- a CDS encoding Hsp33 family molecular chaperone HslO; amino-acid sequence: MTLGNKIAWDDTVLPFQLDASDIRGRVARLDGVLEQVLEQHNYPPLIEGLVAEMALLTALIGQTMKLRWKLSLQVRGSGPARLIATDYYGPTDDGQPARIRAYASYDAETLDETADPFSQIGKGYFAILIDQGQDMTPYQGITPIAGGSLSACAETYFAQSEQIPTRFQLTYGQSQIPGEGTQWRAGGVILQHMPKTSPHVTGEGGSGEDGLLHATDILDADESENWNRANALLDTVDEIELIGPSVSPTDLLVRLFHEEQPRVYDAQPIKFGCSCSDDKVRQSLSIYSAKDIATMTTDEGTVTADCQFCGAHYVFDPDTLGFEAKDTSA
- a CDS encoding NUDIX hydrolase, translated to MIRRYGEVPQNGQRYKHRAGVYAILPCAGKLLLTYQGDPHFEVQLPGGGIDPGEHPLNALHREVFEETGWRIAAPRKLGTFRRFTYMPEYNLWAEKLCHIYLARPIRPHGPPTEPGHMALWLSVEEALAELYNDGDAEFVARLML
- a CDS encoding argininosuccinate synthase; this translates as MDVKALAYDRSEKVVLAYSGGLDTSIILKWLQTEYNCEVVTFTADLGQGEELEPARAKAEMMGASAIYIEDLREEFVRDFVFPMFRANALYEGLYLLGTSIARPLISKRLVEIAAAEGADAVAHGATGKGNDQVRFELAAYALNPEIKVIAPWREWDLTSRTRLLEFAEKNQIPVAKDKRGEAPFSVDANLLHTSSEGKVLEDPGVEAPDYVYQRTVAPEDAPDTAEMVEIEFERGDAVGINGERMSPATILTKLNELGGKHGVGRLDLVENRFVGMKSRGIYETPGGTVLLEAHRGIEQITLDSGAGHLKDSIMPRYAELIYNGFWFSPEREMLQALIDKSQEHVSGTVRVKLYKGSATTVARWSDQSLYSEAHVTFEDDAGAYDQTDAQGFIQLNALRLKLLAARNRRG
- a CDS encoding HAD family hydrolase, yielding MRIAMWSGPRNLSTAMMYAFGNRADFAVWDEPFYAPYLAATGANHPMRDEIMTAHETDPQIVAKRCLDTILAQKPHFYMKHMPHHMIAGFPLDWARDCINIHLIRHPARVIASYGAKRDEMTLQDIGFTQQAALYDKIGGLVIDSADIRTAPEKMLRKLCESIGLNFDPAMLHWRAGPKKADGIWAKHWYNAVHESTGFAAAEGPLPTVDARHQDILDKALPLYEKLVIQKLS